The DNA region CGTCTTCTCGGCGGCCACGCCGGTCTGACCCCGACGGCATCCGTCCGGTCGTCAGCGACGAATGCCTCCTCGACCGGTGTTTCCCCGAGCCCGCCGAGGATTCCATGCGAAGCTTCCTGATCGTGACCGCCGCCGTCTTCACCGTGGGCGTGTCGGTCTTCGCCCTGACCTACCGCAACACCGTGGGGGGCGAGGTCCAGGCGGCCGAGCCGACGGACGGCCCCGAGGCCACGTCGTTCTACGAATTGCAGACCCGCACCCTCGAGGGCGAAGCCGTCTCGCTGGCGGACTACCGGGGAGCGGTGTCACTCGTGGTCAACGTGGCCAGCAAGTGCGGCCTGACTCCCCAGTACGAAGGTCTCGAAGCCCTGCACCGGGAGTTCTCCGAACGCGGCTTCGTGGTGCTGGGCTTCCCGAGCAACGACTTCATGAACCAGGAGCCGGGCACACCGGAGCAGATCCGCGCCTTCTGCTCGGAGACCTACGGGGTGAGCTTCCCCATGTTCGAGAAGGTCCACGTGAAGGGCGACGCGCAGGGAATGGTGTATCGCCACCTCACGCGCGACCTCGAGGAGCCGACCTGGAACTTCACCAAGTACCTGGTCGATCGCGAGGGCCGGGTGCTCTACCGCTTCCCGCCCCGCACCGCTCCCGACGATCCCGACCTGCGAGCCCGGATCGAGGCCGCCCTGGCCGGCTGATGCCATCCGAACACCGGTCGCCGGACGTCGTCACCTGCGTTAAGGTGGCGACGTCTTCGTACGGGAGCCGGTGGTGCGCATCCTGATCCAGAACAGCGTGTTCTACCCGAACGTGATCGGCGGCGCCGAGCAGTCGAGCTGGATGCTCGGCCTGCGCTTGAGCGCGCGCGGGCATCGCGTGGACGCCGTGGCCACCACCGGTCGCCGGCGTGGCACGCGCGACCAGTTGTACGAGCGCGAACTCGAGGGGCTGAACGGCCGAGTGTACGAGGCCGCCTCGCACGGTTTCGTCGACCTGATCGACACCGGAGGTGGTTCCCCCGGAATCGGGCGCAAGGTGGCCCATCACGTGGCGAACCTGCGCTCGGGCCGGTGGCGCCATTTGCTCGACGACCTGTTCGTCCGGCTGCAGCCGGACGTGGTGCACACGAACACCATCGTCGGCATGACCGGCGTCGTGTGGGACGCAGCGCATGCCGCAGGGGTACCGGTGGTCCACACGCTACGCGACTACCACCTGCTGTGCCCGCGCACCACCCTGCTCCGGCGCAGCGGCGTCGAGTGCGTCGACGCGCCATGGCCGTGCCGCGTGTACCGCCACTTCAAACGGGGATCGACGGCGCACGTCGACGTGGTGACCGCCCCGTCGCGCTTCGTCCTGCAACGGCACCTGGACCACGAACAGTTCCCCGACGCCCGGGCCGAGGTCGTGCCCAACGCCGGACCTCCCCGCGTCGAGCCGCGCCCCCAACGGCCCTCCGACACCACGGTCACCGGCCTCTACCTCGGCCAGCTCGACGAGCACAAGGGAGTGCGCGTGTTGCTCGACGCGCTCACCGATTGGTTCGAGGACCGCAGCCGCCCCGAGCTGCACTTCCGCTTCGCCGGGGACGGCCCCTTGGCCTCGGAGGTCCGGTCGTTCTGTGGACGGTGGCCCCACCACGCACACTTCGACGGCTTCGTCGAGGAGGACGCCAAGAACCACCTGCTGCGCGAGGTCGATTTCCTGGTGGTTCCTTCGATCTGGAACGACAACTTCCCGCGCGTGATGATCGACGCCTTCCGCTACGGTCACCCGGTGATCGGCGCGCGCCGCGGTGGGATTCCCGAGGTCGTCGAGCACGAATCGAACGGACTGCTGGTCGAGCCGACCGTCGGCGAACTGCGCGACGCGATGCGCCGGCTCGTCGATCGGCCCGACGAGCGGGAACGGCTCGGTGCCCGTGCCCACGAGGACGCGAAGAAGTACGAACTCGAAGCCCAGGTCGACCGCTTCGAGGAGATCTACACCGAGCTCACCGGAGCCCGGCGCTCATGAGCCACTACGCTCTGGTGGGCCCACTCCCACCCTACCGCGGGGGGATCGCGCACTTCACGCTCCGCACCTGGCAGACCCTTCTCGAGCGCGGGCACGACGTGACGCCGGTCACCTTCACCCGGCAGTACCCCGGCCCACTGTTCCCGGGCACGTCGCAGTACGAGGACCTCCCCTCGCCCACCCCGACTCCCGTGCACCGATGGATCGACTCGACCGGACCATGGAGCTGGTGGTCCACCGGCCGGCGCCTGCACCGCCTCGCCCCGGACGCCCTCGTGTTCAACTACTGGATGCCTTTCTTCGCCCCGTCCTACGGCACCGTCCTGCGCACGGCGGGCCGACCGGCGATCGGACTGATCCACAACGCCATTCCCCACGAGCGCCGCCCCGGGGACCGTCCCCTGGGATCGTGGTTCCTGCGTGCCTGCGCGGGCTGCGTCGTACTCAGCGCCGAGGTCGAACGTGACCTGCGTACCCTCGGCGTCGAGGCCCCGATCCGGCGGATCGAACATCCGATCTACGACCACTTCGGCGAGGTCCTGCCCCGCGACGAGGCGCGACGGCGCCTGGGTCTCGACCCCGACCGGCCGCTGCTGCTGTTCTTCGGCTACGTCCGCGCCTACAAGGGGCTGGACCTGCTGATCGAGGCGCTCGACCGGCTCGGCGACCGGCACCCGACCGTCCAGCTCGTCGTGGCCGGCGAGTTCTACGAGGACGAGCAGGCGTACCGGCGGGAGATCGCGCGGCGGGGTCTGGACACGCGCGTGCACCTTCGCGCGGGCTATGTCCCCGACGACGACGTCTCCCTGCTCTTCTCGGCCTGCGACGCCGTGGTCCAGCCCTACCGCACCGCCACCCAGTCGGGCGTGGCCCAGATCGCCTACCACTTCGGCCGCCCCATGGTGATCACCGACGTGGGCGGGCTGGCCGAGATCGTGCCCCACGAGCTGGCCGGCCTGGTCGTCCCACCGGGTGACGCCGAGGCCCTGGCCGCGGCCGTCGATCGCATCTTCGAACCGGGTGTTCTCGAGCGCCTCGAACGTGGTGTCGCCGACCGCCGCGCGCTGTTCTCGTGGGAACGGCTGGCCGAAGCGATCGAGGATCTCGCGATCCCCCGCTGAAGAGTCGCTCAGGTTCCGGGCAGTCGTTTCCGACATGCCGGACGAGAGTCGACCGCGGTCGAAGGGGTCGGGACCACCTCCGTTCCGCTCTCCGGAACGATCACGTGGGGCACGTCGACCATTTCGTGGTGAGTGTGCACCAGGCCGTTCCCCGTGACGGCCTCCGAGAGCCCGTGATGGCTCCGGGTGGCGTGGTCTGGTCCCGGTCTTGCGTATCGAGGGCGCGTCGCGGACATCGGATCCGGGAGCAGGATCCGGCCGCACTCCCTCAGAAGCTGCCGTGGAGAGTGTTTCCATGCCCACCGCTGCGAAGAAGACCGCCTCGCGCAAGACCTCGTCACGCCGGTCGGCGCCGGGCACGGCGAAACCGACGACGGCATCGGGCTCGCCGAAGGCGAAGTCTTCGGCCGACCCTCCGGTCGAGAACGGTCTGGTCTGGACCGGATCGCTGGACCTCACGCGGGCCGCGGAATTGACCGCTGCGCTGCGGAAGGCCCTCGCCGACAGCGACTCGGTGAGCCTCACCCTGCGTGAGGTCGACAGCGCCGACCTGTCGTTCGTGCAGATCCTCCTCGCCGCCACTCACACCGCCAAGGAGGCGGGCAAGTCGCTGCGACTGATCGACGAGAGCGACTCGATCGAGGCGCTCTGCCAGGAGGTCGGCTTCGGCA from Candidatus Krumholzibacteriia bacterium includes:
- a CDS encoding glycosyltransferase family 4 protein produces the protein MRILIQNSVFYPNVIGGAEQSSWMLGLRLSARGHRVDAVATTGRRRGTRDQLYERELEGLNGRVYEAASHGFVDLIDTGGGSPGIGRKVAHHVANLRSGRWRHLLDDLFVRLQPDVVHTNTIVGMTGVVWDAAHAAGVPVVHTLRDYHLLCPRTTLLRRSGVECVDAPWPCRVYRHFKRGSTAHVDVVTAPSRFVLQRHLDHEQFPDARAEVVPNAGPPRVEPRPQRPSDTTVTGLYLGQLDEHKGVRVLLDALTDWFEDRSRPELHFRFAGDGPLASEVRSFCGRWPHHAHFDGFVEEDAKNHLLREVDFLVVPSIWNDNFPRVMIDAFRYGHPVIGARRGGIPEVVEHESNGLLVEPTVGELRDAMRRLVDRPDERERLGARAHEDAKKYELEAQVDRFEEIYTELTGARRS
- a CDS encoding STAS domain-containing protein, coding for MPTAAKKTASRKTSSRRSAPGTAKPTTASGSPKAKSSADPPVENGLVWTGSLDLTRAAELTAALRKALADSDSVSLTLREVDSADLSFVQILLAATHTAKEAGKSLRLIDESDSIEALCQEVGFGTIYQRLVSQEPEVIA
- a CDS encoding glutathione peroxidase gives rise to the protein MRSFLIVTAAVFTVGVSVFALTYRNTVGGEVQAAEPTDGPEATSFYELQTRTLEGEAVSLADYRGAVSLVVNVASKCGLTPQYEGLEALHREFSERGFVVLGFPSNDFMNQEPGTPEQIRAFCSETYGVSFPMFEKVHVKGDAQGMVYRHLTRDLEEPTWNFTKYLVDREGRVLYRFPPRTAPDDPDLRARIEAALAG
- a CDS encoding glycosyltransferase, whose product is MSHYALVGPLPPYRGGIAHFTLRTWQTLLERGHDVTPVTFTRQYPGPLFPGTSQYEDLPSPTPTPVHRWIDSTGPWSWWSTGRRLHRLAPDALVFNYWMPFFAPSYGTVLRTAGRPAIGLIHNAIPHERRPGDRPLGSWFLRACAGCVVLSAEVERDLRTLGVEAPIRRIEHPIYDHFGEVLPRDEARRRLGLDPDRPLLLFFGYVRAYKGLDLLIEALDRLGDRHPTVQLVVAGEFYEDEQAYRREIARRGLDTRVHLRAGYVPDDDVSLLFSACDAVVQPYRTATQSGVAQIAYHFGRPMVITDVGGLAEIVPHELAGLVVPPGDAEALAAAVDRIFEPGVLERLERGVADRRALFSWERLAEAIEDLAIPR